The following proteins are encoded in a genomic region of Poecilia reticulata strain Guanapo linkage group LG11, Guppy_female_1.0+MT, whole genome shotgun sequence:
- the LOC108166688 gene encoding macrophage mannose receptor 1-like, with protein sequence MYVILGVFSAYRTGPLKIHLVETVMFWNDAKNYCRSHYTDLITVRSMSENEEIHPLIETNHWISLHRALWANWSDLTPVHFTNWETGQPDNNGVTNMTSCAAVDTSTGTWWDVGCSEKHEFICQTLIPYSRRLELRFQSEVNLTDPDAQQQILQQLHAKLNSDELTEFKLRWIKKYGVTFHKEQRKKT encoded by the exons ATGTATGTTATTCTTGGGGTTTTTTCTGCTTACAGAACAGGGCCGCTCAAAATACATTTAGTGGAAACCGTTATGTTTTGGAACGACGCTAAGAACTACTGTCGATCCCACTACACGGACCTCATCACGGTGAGGAGCATGTCTGAGAACGAAGAAATCCACCCACTGATTGAGACGAACCACTGGATCAGCCTTCACAGAGCTCTCTGGGCTAACTGGTCTGACCTTACCCCAGTTCACTTCACCAACTGGGAGACGGGCCAGCCCGACAACAACGGCGTCACCAACATGACTTCCTGTGCTGCCGTGGATACGAGCACCGGAACGTGGTGGGATGTTGGCTGCAGTGAAAAGCATGAGTTCATCTGCCAGACTCTAATTCCATACAGTAGGAGGCTGGAGCTGCGCTTCCAGTCCGAGGTTAACCTGACCGACCCCGACGCCCAGCAGCAGATTTTACAGCAG CTACATGCAAAGTTGAACTCTGACGAGTTGACAGAATTTAAACTGCGCTGGATCAAGAAATACGGCGTCACTTTTCACaaggagcagaggaagaagacGTAA